AAGGAAAAATACATCGTGGCGCTTCGGAAAGTCTGGGAATCTGACGAATTCAAGGAAGGTATGGACAAGTTCGGCTACGGCATGGCGTGGATAGAAGGCGCCGAACTGGATGAGTTTCTCGCCGCCAATGACGCCAACGCAGGCAAGATCCTGAAAGCGACACAAGGCAAGTAGTAGTCTGGACGCGTTCGCGACCGATATTATGGGGGAGGCTTCGGCCTCCCCTTTTTTTCGCGGCGCACAGCCAGTCCACCGGCATGCGGAATCGAAGCTATCTCGCCGTCCATCCATAGCCAATACGGCCCGGAAAACCGGCCGTCAGGACGATGCGGGAAACGGCGCCCCGAACCATTACGACGATTGTTAATGGCGGCATACAAGCATAGGTGCCTATTGGCAAAACCTTCGGGGGTCACTACCGTGCACAATGTAAAACGGAATTTGTCCGGGAGGACACTGCTTTTCCATTTATAGAACCAACCAAAACGACCGGTAAGACAATCGCGTCGATCCGGGAAAACTCGACAACTGGAAGCAATCAAGGAGCTAGTGAATGTTTTTGAAGCACTTAATGGGATTGGGCGCGACGGCCGTCATGTTGGCCACATCGCTAAATGCCGCCCAGGCCGCATGGCCAGAAAAGCCCATCACCATCTATTGTCCGTATTCCGCCGGTGGCGGCACGGACGCCACCGCCCGCTTTTTCGCTTCCGGATTGCGCGAAGTACTTGGGGTTCCGGTCAATGTCGTGAACCGCACCGGCGCCAATGGGTTGACGGGTCATTCGGCGATGGCCAATTCGGACCCCGACGGCTATACGATCGGCCTGATCGCGCAGGCGATCGGCCTGTATCACTGGCAGGGCATGGATCTGAGCTACAAGGACATCACACCGCTGGCGATGTTCAATTTCGATCCGGCCGGTTTCCAGGTCGGGCCGAGCAAGGCGCATCTCAAGGACGCCATGCAGGCAATCGAGGAACTGAAGGCGAATCCGCAGGACTGGAACCTGGGCGGCGGCGGCCGCATGGGCAGCTGGGGCATGGCCTTCACCCAGCTCGCGCTGGCATTCGATATGGACCCATCCATCTACAGCTGGATCGCATCGGGCGGCGCGGCGCCGTCGCTGACGGAACTCGCGGCGGGCGGCATCGATCTGGCGCCGACCTCGCTGCCGGAAGCCAAGACCCTGATCGACGCGGGCAAGATCCGCGCCCTCGCCGTCATGGCCGAAAAGCGTCACCCCACCTTCCCCGACGTTCCGACGATGGAGGAAGTCACCGGCAAAAAAATCGTGGCGGGCGCCTGGCGCGCCATCGCCGCCCCGAAGGGCCTGCCGGACGACATCAAGGAAAAATACATCGTGGCGCTTCGGAAAGTCTGGGAATCTGACGAATTCAAGGAAGGTATGGACAAGTTCGGCTACGGCATGGACTGGAAACAGGGCGCCGAACTGGATGAGTTTCTCGCCGCCAACGACGTCAACGCCGGCAGGATACTGAAAGCCACCGAAGGCAAGAAGTAATCCGGGACGCATTTGCGCCCGGTATAGCGAAGGGGGAGGTTTCGGCCTCCCCTCAGACCGCTGACAAACCCCTCGCCTTTGGTGAGGGGTTTGTGATTCAATGCG
The Alphaproteobacteria bacterium genome window above contains:
- a CDS encoding tripartite tricarboxylate transporter substrate binding protein translates to MFLKHLMGLGATAVMLATSLNAAQAAWPEKPITIYCPYSAGGGTDATARFFASGLREVLGVPVNVVNRTGANGLTGHSAMANSDPDGYTIGLIAQAIGLYHWQGMDLSYKDITPLAMFNFDPAGFQVGPSKAHLKDAMQAIEELKANPQDWNLGGGGRMGSWGMAFTQLALAFDMDPSIYSWIASGGAAPSLTELAAGGIDLAPTSLPEAKTLIDAGKIRALAVMAEKRHPTFPDVPTMEEVTGKKIVAGAWRAIAAPKGLPDDIKEKYIVALRKVWESDEFKEGMDKFGYGMDWKQGAELDEFLAANDVNAGRILKATEGKK